A stretch of DNA from Ricinus communis isolate WT05 ecotype wild-type chromosome 4, ASM1957865v1, whole genome shotgun sequence:
cataatttaaattcaaactaaaaattatttatataatattatttaacaacACTTAAAATCTAAtctaaatagtaaaaatatttattttaaaaaataaaatttatatctttttcattAAGCGAGTTTTTGCATTTATAGCAAATGTATAGATGAATgacttttttattatgtaattcatagctaataagttttttaatgaatctttaaaattacctaattaaaattattattagtattgaTATTAgtaagtaattaatttaaatatataacaatCACGAGTGGTTACTTATtgataattgaatattttatgatCATTGAGATTAAACCGGTTtcattatacataaatttataatatcttaaaataattttatatccaGTTAAACagctaaaatatttttttttgtagctTGACTTTTACGGCTTCAAAAAAAATGAATCAAATGTGTAAAATAGCCTGGTTTACTTATAGAGAATATTTTCTATGATCGTAGCCTGTACATTTGACTTGATATATGAAGAACAACaactataatataaaaaggaggcaatatgttatttttattcaatttaagCATTTGCCATTAAAACTAAGAAGGAATTTGGTATAAATTCGAGTTTTTTTCTGAAACAGCATAACATCTTAATTGATATAACCTAATATGCAAACGGAAATAGTAACCACcctttaatatatttgtttcaCTTTGTCGTCGaaacaaataagtaaataGTGGGTGAATTTTAAAATGTCATAATTACAgtatttactaaataaaatttataagattttaaattaatttacaagaagaaattcaatgagaaatttatataaaaatattttaatatgtaattttacataaaaattacatattaaaatactttatgtaaatttaattcaaattttataaatattttttaagtaaatatatttaagaaaaaataataattttcttgattttattgaattaattcttttagaataTGTGatggaaataaaagaaaaagaaatatttattggTTTAATGGCATGGTAGCTAGATTTTAATGCATTCTCTGGTCTAAACGTTATGACtttgaattttagaaaaaagtaGCATTCACTTGGAAAAAgaccaaaagaaagaaaagaaattactaACCTTTCTTATGATCTAGTAGCGATCATAAGAAACTGAAATTCCTTTCTtcaaactaaatatatataagccAAGTCTTTGACCTCACAGCCAagttacataataataaatacacaAAAGTAAAACACGTCTTATTTGCTATGTATTTATCACAACAGGAAACTTGTGGGAGAGGGCATAACAATGGAGCAAACAGCAGCAATTGGATCGAGGGAAGCAAACTAATTGATCCTTGCAAACTCAAGAGACTTCTTTCCTTCATGAGCGTTGCCAAAGAAATTGTTCATGTAATCCCCAAACACAACCTCTCTATAAAGAGCCACTCCATCTTTATCCACCGTTTGAGGCAATGGTCCAATCTTTACAGTTGGTTTTGGGATTGTAAAAATTGGTATCGACACTCTTGATTTGGCACTTGTTGTCCGCACTCTATGTTCAGCACTTTTATACTTTCCGTTGCTTAGTATCTAAAAGGAATAATTCCAAAAGCAATTAACCCAAGGGAACCCAATAAtatgcataattttttattaaactattaatttCTGGATTCTAACCTGTAATGTATCGCCAACGTTAATGACCAGAGCACCAGGAACTGGTGGGATCTCCATCCagtctccttttttcttgCCATCGATGGTTTCCTCCACTTTAACATACAAACCGCCAATTTCATCTTGCAATAATACAGTAAGGGTACCCATGTCCGAATGACGTCCAACCCCAACAGTAAGCTCAGGATTTGGGCAAGTTGGATAGAAATTAATGTTTACCATCTTCAGCCCAATTAATGCTTCTATTTCTGCATCATCTAGTTTCACTCCTAGCTTTTCAATCAGGATTTCTAGTACTTTTCTCACCATGTTCACTGATGTTCTTAAATATTCCAGTGCAACATCCCTGAAAATGCACAAGAATAACTCCTGATgattacaaaaaagaaaagattataataatatgtgtaaaaagaaattgtgaaTTTATTGATTCTAACGACACGTTCTCACAATATAGGCTTTTGGCCTCCCTTGgaattaaaaagagaaaagaaaaacacgtTCTCACAGGCTATGAGAATCATATAACCAACATAGAATGAAGCTgatatcaatttcttttttcctaatttAACATCTTATCCTGTGgctattatttcattttcacaTCCCAAAGTAAGAATGAACCTATAGAAATTAGAATCACTGTCCTAATCTCATTTTATTGaacatagaaatagaaattatagtTTTGAGTTGAATGTGAGCGTGAGCGCGTGATACTTGCAAGAATTAATGGAAGAAAGTGCTTACTTGCATTCTTTAGGCCAAAACTCAAGCGCTTCAGCATCATTACTATACACCATGCTGACATAATCTTTCCATTCCAGGGCCTTCTCTTTTTCTGGCGCAAAACTTGTGCCGTATTTTACCAGTGGGCTAGGGCTGACGCCCTTGAGATATACAGCCTTCTTTTCAGGTGGTTGGCTAAAGAAACTATGAGCTGCAGCCTTCAAGGACTCTAGCAGCTCAATCCGTACGCCATGGTTCACCACTTGGAAGAACCCAAGAGTCTCCGCAGCTTTAGCAAGTGCCTCCACCACTTGGTTATGATCAGGACCATCTAGTTTTGACAAATCAATTGGTGGGTTATCATTTAAAGTCGACTTTAGCTTGTCGATTCTTTCTTCCGGAGGTTGGATATATTGGCGTGGTACCGTTGGTAGGCCTAGGTCCACCATTCCTTTGACACCATTTCCTTCACGGACGACAAAATTGAACAGTGCTTCTGATTCAGGAAAACTCGGAGCCATTGATTGAAAGAAGAGATGTTCCTGACGAGTATATTGTTATTAATGGGTGTGTAACCTTTACCAAGATAGCCTATATATACCCCTCAATCAAAGTACAACGGTGCATAACTTATAACTACTGCATTGTCGAGTGTGCAAATAGTCAAGTACTATATTATATTGAATTAGCAATAGGCCAATTAATAGCGTGCAACTACCAGTCTGGTTTTGACTTTTGCCTATCTTTTTGGGTTCATTTATGTTGTAACATCACGAACAGTTCGATGTTCTACCCCTGCAAAATTGCCTTGATTCACGTTAATTCTTATTGGAATTCTCATTTCCCCTCCACCTTCGAAGAAAACTGAATTATCAAGAGCATGTGCATCTTCtccttaaaaaagaaaaagagagcaTGTGCACCTCTCCAGCTTGTAAACTAAGCATCTGTTTTGGTACATATTATACCCACAGGACCAATCCGATAACCGCAATGGCGACCAAACTCTTGCACAACATTTTTCCTTGGCTGCGTCCGTGCTTTTGCTCCGGTAACAATCCTATCCCTGGCTTGCTGGGTCTTTCTTTTCtgtacatatataatataataatcgTGAAAAAGTACAGCGACAATTGTTGGAGATATCCTCTGGCTGCTTTGATCGAAATATAAATGATTATGTTTAAAACTGGACAGAAATAATTACATTCAGATGTTAGATGCATCCGCTATTCAATAATTTCaaactgaaaattaaaattcaagtgTAATGTCAATGATTTTCTTATCCTATTCCATGCCCATGAGTCTTTCGTAGAAAAGTCTCAGTAACTAGTGAAACTAGTATTCCGagttagaaaattttaaatgtttgtTCAAACTAATATGCATGACTAAATGGATAGAACTTACCTTAATTCTTTCTGCTTTTGAACATATCTTCCACAGCTTTGAAGTTTTGAGCAAATCCTAATTTCTGTCATTTTCAAGTAGctctgaatcaaaatatttaatcgTGCATCGGCTTCATTACGGCATTTGAAAATGTTTTAATAATTCTGAACTCCTCCATCCacaaaatataagaagttTTCCTTGAGAAACTAGGCATAGATATCTAATAGTCTGAAAGTTTATTTATCATCATTTTAAGTGGCTTGATGTTACTCAATAGTAATCATGAGATTTTCAGAGAGTTTGGGAAGAATAACTACCGGTGGGAGTCCCACCCAACTATAAAGTaagctcttttctttttatattttctatgattttcttttcaattattaGTAACTTATACAAATGagatgattaaaaatatatgtaaacgGATTACTTTTCTagtcaaatcaaattaaatgtttataaTGTGGATTTATAGGGAcctatttaaaagaattttcatATTCGCACTAATTCTAACAATGccaactaaattttttattttttaaatctttttattttctttcacatCTAATAAGATTATGTATGACGCAGGcttcttataataattaaacattGTGGTCTCCGAtagtcaaaaaaaaaaaaaaaaaaggaatctGAATTCCCTGAATATCTTAGCTATTCCTCAATTCTTTTAACGAAAAGAATTATATCTGGTCTATCTATACAAATGATACAATAACTGATAATGGATTTATGTTAGCTACACAACCTAATAATTCATCCTTGCAAAATCAAGagacttcttcttccttcATGGACAAAGCAAATTACAGACCTACTCATGCATGCATGCATATATAATAGCAACCAGCAGTCCGGTTTGACTGAGCTCATGAGTTCTTGCCTTTCCTTTTGGGTGgttcatatatcaaaataaaagaaaatcatgaaCAATTCGATTTTCCAGCCCTTCAAGATTGCCATGATTCACGCTAATTTTTCTATTGTGATTCTCATTTTATCTTCCACCTTAGAAAGGAAAAGTACTGAATTATAATTATGTATTATAGATTAATGAAGAACATATGCATCTCCGTAACTtgtaaacaaaaataatcGTTTTGGTAGAAAAAAGTCACGTTGGAACTCCAAGAAATCTTCCAAGTTTACGGAGTTTGAACATTCTTTCATCGACCTGAAATTGAACatagaatataatattataattgcaTGATAGATGTATCAAACCGTCACTAATTTTTGATACTAAAATCATGGAAATTGGTAACTATCGAAAATAAAAGATGGTTATTTGTCAACTGTATGAATTTTGAGAACTTGTTTATCAAAACCTAAAGATAAGGATATCATTATCCATCATGATACAGACATTTgattataaaagtaattgcATAATCTAAATCCTCCATATGATAattaaccaattaaatttgacACAAAGTTGAATAGCACAAATGTAATTTACTGTCCTCAGCATATAATCTTGGAAGACATATC
This window harbors:
- the LOC107260838 gene encoding scopoletin 8-hydroxylase-like → MAPSFPESEALFNFVVREGNGVKGMVDLGLPTVPRQYIQPPEERIDKLKSTLNDNPPIDLSKLDGPDHNQVVEALAKAAETLGFFQVVNHGVRIELLESLKAAAHSFFSQPPEKKAVYLKGVSPSPLVKYGTSFAPEKEKALEWKDYVSMVYSNDAEALEFWPKECKDVALEYLRTSVNMVRKVLEILIEKLGVKLDDAEIEALIGLKMVNINFYPTCPNPELTVGVGRHSDMGTLTVLLQDEIGGLYVKVEETIDGKKKGDWMEIPPVPGALVINVGDTLQILSNGKYKSAEHRVRTTSAKSRVSIPIFTIPKPTVKIGPLPQTVDKDGVALYREVVFGDYMNNFFGNAHEGKKSLEFARIN